A region of the Oceanihabitans sp. IOP_32 genome:
TCCTTAATTTCGGCCTTAGAATCTAAAATTGAAAAAAAATTAACCAATCTAAAATTACAACAAAATGGTGTAGATTTAGAAATGATAGAAGCCTCAAAAATTAATGTAAATTTAGCTCAAGAAAGTTTTGAGGGGAAAAAAACTTCAAAAATTGATAGTTTAATCAAACTGTTTTTTGGTTTAGCCGCTGGCTATTTGTTGTTTATGTTTATTATAATTTATGGCAACATGATTATGCGGAGCGTAATTGAAGAGAAAACAAGTAGAATAATAGAAGTCATTATATCGTCTGTAAAACCCATACAATTAATGCTGGGAAAAATAATAGGAACCTCTTTGGCGGGTATAACCCAATTTGTAATTTGGGTAGTTCTATTAGCCTTGCTTATGCCAATTGTGTCTTTAATATTGGGCGTAGACGTATCTGAATCTTCGGCCTCTCAAAAGGAATTAATGGAATTGGCGGCCAACGATTCTAGCGCAACATTTTATTTCGAGTCCTTTAAAAATGCTCTAGAGAATTTGCCAATAATCAATCTGGTTGTTGCATTTCTATTGTTTTTTATTGGTGGGTATTTATTATATAGTTCGTTGTATGCCGCTATAGGAGCAGCTGTAGACAACGAAACCGATACGCAGCAATTCATGTTGCCTATTTTAATGCCTTTAATGCTGGCTGTTTACATAGGTTTTTTCACGGTTATTGAAGACCCTCACGGTACCGTATCTACCGTATTTTCTTTTATTCCATTTACCTCACCTGTAGTTATGCTCATGCGAATCCCCTTTGGCGTGCCTTTATGGCAGCAGTTAGTATCTTTGTTGCTATTACTGGGTACTTTTATGCTAACGGTTTGGTTTGCCGCCAAAATTTATAGGGTTGGTATTTTAATGTATGGAAAAAAGCCGAGTTATAAAGAATTAATAAAATGGATTAAGTATTAATTAAATGCAAGATCAAGAAAAAAGTAAGATAGAAAAGGAAGTCGAATCTATAGGTGAAGTTATTTCCGAAAGCACCATATGGGAGAAAATTGTAGAATTTTTAGAGTTTAAAATCATCAATTTCACTTATGGTAGTGGTGAAGACGCCCAAACTATAATATTACGGGTTAAATACATTTTATTAGTAGCTTTAGTGTTAATAGCCACAACTTACATTTTAAGATGGATAAAAAGCTTATTAACAAAAAAAATGCCTGCGCGAGATAAGGCAAAATTTAATACTGTTTTTTCTTTTGCAAGATGGCTTATTTACGTGGTTGTTATACTGGTGGTTTTCGACTCTATTGGCATTAGGGTTACGGCACTTTTTGCCGCTTCAGCAGCACTATTAATTGGTGTTGGTTTAGCATTACAAACCTTATTTCAAGACATTATTTCCGGTATTTTTATACTTGTAGACCAATCGGTACAAGTTGGCGATATTATAGAGCTTGAAGGCAGAGTGGGCCGTGTTGAAGAAATAAAGTTGCGCACTACACGTGCTGTTACTATAGACAACAAGGTATTAATCATTCCAAATCATTTGTATTTAGCAAACAGTTTATACAATTGGACACAAAATGGTAGAACCACGAGAGAGTCTGTAAATGTGGGCGTAGCTTACGGAAGTGACATCCACTTAGTTAAAAAACTTTTATTGCAAGCAGCGAGCTCACATCCAGAGATTTTAAGCGAGCCAGAACCCCGAGTTGTCTTTACAGATTTTGGAGATAGTTCGCTAAACTTTAAAGTTGTGTTTACACTTAATGATGGATTTTTAGCACAGTATCCTAAAAGTGATATCCGATTTGAAATCGATAGACTGTTTAAAGAAAACAATATTTCCATCCCTTTTCCACAACGCGATATACATATTATTAAAAGTAACAAAGAATTATAAATTAGAGAAGATATAGAGTATGCCAAAAATATTAATAATTGAAGATGAAGCCGCTATAAGAAGAGTTTTAGTTAAAATTCTTTCTGAAGAAAATGAGGGCTATCAAGTAGAAGAAGCAGAGAACGGTTTAGTTGGTATAGAAAAAATAAAAAATGAAGATTTCGACTTAATTTTGTGCGATATAAAAATGCCAAAAATGGATGGTGTTGAAGTTTTAGAAGCCGTTAAAAAAATAAAACCAGAAATACCTATGGTTATGATTTCTGGACATGGCGATTTAGACACTGCTGTAAATACCATGCGCTTAGGAGCCTTCGATTATATTTCTAAACCACCAGATTTAAATAGATTACTTAATACTGTTAGAAATGCTTTAGATAGAAAAGAACTTGTTGTTGAAAATAAATTACTTAAAAAGAAAGTCGGTAAAAATTTTCAAATGATTGGGGAAAGCGCGCCTATATCACACATTAAAGATATTATTGAAAAAGTGGCACCAACCGATGCACGCGTACTCATTACAGGACCTAACGGAACGGGAAAAGAACTTGTAGCACATTGGTTACATCAAAAAAGTGAGCGCTCAAAAGGGCCTATGATTGAGGTAAACTGTGCGGCGATACC
Encoded here:
- a CDS encoding mechanosensitive ion channel family protein — protein: MQDQEKSKIEKEVESIGEVISESTIWEKIVEFLEFKIINFTYGSGEDAQTIILRVKYILLVALVLIATTYILRWIKSLLTKKMPARDKAKFNTVFSFARWLIYVVVILVVFDSIGIRVTALFAASAALLIGVGLALQTLFQDIISGIFILVDQSVQVGDIIELEGRVGRVEEIKLRTTRAVTIDNKVLIIPNHLYLANSLYNWTQNGRTTRESVNVGVAYGSDIHLVKKLLLQAASSHPEILSEPEPRVVFTDFGDSSLNFKVVFTLNDGFLAQYPKSDIRFEIDRLFKENNISIPFPQRDIHIIKSNKEL
- a CDS encoding ABC transporter permease, with the translated sequence MNHLPLIIKREYLTKVKNKSFIVMTFLSPIIMIVLISVVAYLSQLNNNKTRVISVLDDSEMVKDVFVNTENTTYHILENMALNDAKTMVKASSNYGLLHIENFNDFDELSKGIKFYSEESPSLSLISALESKIEKKLTNLKLQQNGVDLEMIEASKINVNLAQESFEGKKTSKIDSLIKLFFGLAAGYLLFMFIIIYGNMIMRSVIEEKTSRIIEVIISSVKPIQLMLGKIIGTSLAGITQFVIWVVLLALLMPIVSLILGVDVSESSASQKELMELAANDSSATFYFESFKNALENLPIINLVVAFLLFFIGGYLLYSSLYAAIGAAVDNETDTQQFMLPILMPLMLAVYIGFFTVIEDPHGTVSTVFSFIPFTSPVVMLMRIPFGVPLWQQLVSLLLLLGTFMLTVWFAAKIYRVGILMYGKKPSYKELIKWIKY
- a CDS encoding sigma-54-dependent transcriptional regulator, with product MPKILIIEDEAAIRRVLVKILSEENEGYQVEEAENGLVGIEKIKNEDFDLILCDIKMPKMDGVEVLEAVKKIKPEIPMVMISGHGDLDTAVNTMRLGAFDYISKPPDLNRLLNTVRNALDRKELVVENKLLKKKVGKNFQMIGESAPISHIKDIIEKVAPTDARVLITGPNGTGKELVAHWLHQKSERSKGPMIEVNCAAIPSELIESELFGHVKGAFTSANKDRAGKFEAANGGTIFLDEVGDMSLSAQAKVLRALQESRIQRVGSDKDIKVNVRVIAATNKDLKNEIKAGRFREDLYHRLAVILIQVPALNDRREDIPLLIDYFSNKIANEQGIAKKSFTDKAVKLLQDYDWTGNIRELRNVIERLIILGGNEVSESDVKMFASK